The Streptomyces sp. HSG2 genome has a segment encoding these proteins:
- a CDS encoding PadR family transcriptional regulator, whose translation MAARKRPVSNLLGLAVLGLLLEQPMHPYEMATTLRERNKDTSFKIKTGSLYDVVESLVRAGWIAEHSTERAGRRPERKVYAHTEMGRKEFMSWLDELVRTPVKEYPSFLAAVSYLGVLGPERAVLALRERIARLDEEIDQARQAQSEVLRQQTPRLFVIELEYALTMAEAERDWAGRIVSEIQDGTLTWPELTTREGRQVWADQEEQKEREGLQA comes from the coding sequence ATGGCGGCGCGCAAACGGCCGGTCTCCAACCTGCTCGGGCTCGCAGTCCTCGGACTGCTGCTGGAGCAGCCGATGCATCCGTACGAGATGGCCACGACCCTGCGGGAACGCAACAAGGACACCAGCTTCAAGATCAAGACCGGTTCGCTCTACGACGTCGTCGAATCGCTCGTCCGGGCGGGCTGGATCGCCGAACACAGCACCGAGCGCGCCGGACGCCGGCCGGAGCGCAAGGTGTACGCCCACACCGAGATGGGCCGCAAGGAGTTCATGAGCTGGCTGGACGAACTTGTCCGCACACCGGTGAAGGAATATCCCAGCTTCCTCGCCGCAGTGAGCTACCTCGGCGTCCTGGGGCCCGAACGTGCGGTCCTGGCTCTGCGGGAACGCATTGCCCGGCTGGACGAGGAGATCGACCAGGCACGTCAGGCGCAGTCCGAGGTGCTACGCCAGCAGACGCCACGGCTGTTCGTGATCGAACTCGAATACGCCCTGACCATGGCCGAGGCCGAGCGGGACTGGGCCGGCCGGATCGTCAGCGAGATCCAGGACGGCACCCTCACCTGGCCCGAACTCACCACCAGGGAGGGCCGCCAGGTATGGGCCGATCAAGAAGAGCAGAAAGAGCGCGAAGGACTGCAGGCATGA
- a CDS encoding ATP-binding cassette domain-containing protein → MIQAKGLAKTFHTKQGRVEAVAGVDFTVNAGEIVGFLGPNGAGKTTTMRMLTTLLGPSSGTATIAGCDLMQEAAKVRTHIGYVSQAGGSKPSSPVRRDIVLQARLYGMSRPEAEARADEVIAQLGLEELANRVIQSLSGGQRRRVDMALGLVHEPKLLFLDEPTANLDPESRNGVWEHIRRLRDEHGTTVFLSTHYLDEADNLCDRVLIIDKGRIIAEDSPQNLKAAIAHDTIEIEVDGDAARAAELINAHAEVHGVSVNGTVLSVSCRGTERILADLLRELESARIRAESLRLARPSLDDVFMTMTNRSPQPDADAVHA, encoded by the coding sequence ATGATCCAGGCCAAGGGGCTGGCCAAGACTTTCCACACCAAGCAGGGCCGCGTCGAGGCGGTGGCCGGAGTCGACTTCACCGTGAACGCGGGGGAGATCGTCGGTTTTCTCGGCCCCAACGGTGCCGGCAAGACCACCACCATGCGAATGCTCACCACCCTGCTCGGCCCGAGTTCGGGCACGGCCACCATCGCCGGATGCGATCTGATGCAGGAGGCGGCGAAGGTCCGGACGCACATCGGCTACGTCTCCCAGGCAGGCGGATCCAAGCCCAGCTCCCCGGTCCGCAGGGACATCGTCCTGCAGGCCCGCCTCTACGGGATGTCCCGTCCCGAGGCCGAGGCCCGCGCCGACGAGGTGATCGCGCAGCTCGGTCTCGAAGAGCTGGCGAACCGTGTCATCCAGAGCCTCTCGGGCGGCCAGCGCCGCCGCGTCGACATGGCACTCGGTCTGGTACACGAACCGAAGCTGCTCTTCCTCGACGAGCCCACCGCCAACCTCGACCCCGAGAGCCGCAACGGTGTCTGGGAACACATCCGTCGCCTGCGCGACGAGCACGGCACCACCGTGTTCCTCAGCACCCATTACCTGGACGAGGCCGACAACCTCTGCGACCGGGTCCTGATCATCGACAAGGGCCGCATCATCGCCGAGGACAGCCCGCAGAACCTGAAGGCCGCCATCGCCCACGACACCATCGAGATCGAGGTGGACGGCGACGCGGCGCGAGCCGCCGAACTGATCAACGCCCACGCAGAGGTCCACGGCGTCTCAGTGAACGGCACCGTGCTGTCGGTCAGTTGCCGAGGCACCGAGCGCATCCTCGCCGACCTGCTGCGCGAGTTGGAGTCCGCGCGCATCCGGGCGGAGTCCCTGCGCTTGGCGAGGCCCTCGCTCGACGACGTCTTCATGACCATGACCAACCGCAGTCCGCAGCCGGACGCGGACGCCGTCCACGCCTGA
- a CDS encoding ABC transporter permease: MMHTIRDAGIVFRDEASAAAQKRMGLLIGLVQPFVYMALFGPLLVKMLPESGPSAWQVYIPGLLVQLGLFATGYAGFGLIPDVRSGYLERLRVTPASRLGLLLGRVLWDVLALFIQSVVIVLIALLFGLRAPVGGVLAAIAMMMLVGISLAFLSYSLALKLTSEWLFAPVLNGIALPLMLLSGILLPLSYAPSWLKAIGSANPLRYAVDAMRGFFAGEYGSHAVLTGLAVVVGLMIVSATAGTRIFAKCNA; this comes from the coding sequence ATGATGCACACGATCCGAGACGCGGGAATCGTCTTCCGGGACGAGGCCTCGGCCGCCGCGCAGAAGAGGATGGGCCTCCTCATCGGCCTCGTCCAACCGTTCGTCTACATGGCCCTCTTCGGCCCGCTCCTGGTCAAAATGCTGCCGGAGAGCGGCCCGTCCGCCTGGCAGGTCTACATCCCGGGCCTGCTCGTCCAACTGGGCCTCTTCGCCACCGGCTACGCCGGCTTCGGCCTGATCCCCGATGTCCGCTCCGGCTATCTGGAGCGACTTCGGGTAACCCCGGCGAGCCGACTCGGGCTGCTGCTGGGGCGGGTGCTCTGGGACGTGCTGGCCCTGTTCATCCAGTCGGTCGTCATCGTCCTCATCGCCCTGCTGTTCGGGCTGCGTGCTCCCGTAGGGGGCGTACTGGCCGCCATCGCCATGATGATGCTCGTCGGGATCAGCCTGGCCTTCCTCTCCTACTCGCTGGCCCTGAAGCTGACATCGGAGTGGCTCTTCGCGCCCGTCCTCAACGGCATTGCCCTGCCGCTCATGCTGCTGTCCGGCATCCTCCTGCCGCTCTCGTACGCCCCCAGTTGGCTGAAGGCCATCGGCTCCGCCAACCCCTTGCGGTACGCGGTGGACGCCATGCGCGGATTCTTCGCCGGCGAGTACGGCTCGCACGCCGTCCTGACCGGGCTGGCTGTGGTGGTCGGCCTGATGATCGTGTCAGCGACGGCCGGTACCCGCATCTTCGCCAAGTGCAACGCCTGA
- a CDS encoding ISKra4 family transposase: MERYDTSCVPDPFASSMEAVKALAARLSAPETAALNHAAVEELIATDGREVLRLFFQDHLDLRALREEQHPPSQAVVGADGEVRAHREAGRARQLTCLFGTVSVVRCAWRSRGRVDVHPADVRLSLPRGRHSHGIRRLAVREAIRGSFAQAVEAIGERCGPVLGKRRSESLVVEAARDIDAFYRHKIAPVSTADMPLVIQVDQKGVVMRPEALREATRKAAEAKKRQGRQARLAPGEKPNRKRMATIACVHDTVPAKRRPHDIVHPPGGRSGLRTPSPGPKAVNRWCTASLIHDPADVIAEAFTQAADRDRGHHRPWLILVDGAHHQLDLIEAEARRRRARIHVLIDFVHVAEYVWTAAHAFHPVGSEAAETFAAEKLTAILHGHAARVTREMTAQAEKDQLSGAKRGSVETCVRYLTGHLGRLRYDIALKAGWPIATGSVEGACRHLVGDRLDITGARWGLDSAEAVLKLRAVQANDDLDSYLAYHHTREHQRTYPNQRDHQPGA; encoded by the coding sequence ATGGAACGTTACGACACCAGCTGTGTCCCTGACCCGTTCGCCTCGTCGATGGAGGCGGTGAAGGCGCTGGCAGCACGGCTGTCGGCACCGGAGACCGCCGCGTTGAACCATGCCGCGGTGGAGGAGCTGATCGCCACCGACGGGCGGGAGGTCCTGCGCTTGTTCTTCCAGGACCACCTCGACCTGCGTGCCCTGCGCGAGGAACAGCACCCGCCGTCCCAGGCGGTCGTGGGTGCCGACGGTGAGGTGCGTGCGCACCGTGAAGCAGGCCGCGCCCGGCAGCTGACCTGCCTGTTCGGCACGGTGAGTGTGGTGCGGTGCGCCTGGCGGAGCCGGGGGCGCGTCGACGTGCACCCGGCGGACGTGCGGCTGTCGCTCCCGCGTGGCCGGCACAGCCACGGGATCAGGCGCCTCGCGGTCCGTGAGGCGATCCGTGGCTCGTTCGCGCAGGCCGTGGAGGCGATTGGGGAGCGGTGCGGGCCGGTACTGGGCAAGCGCCGGTCCGAGTCCCTGGTCGTCGAGGCCGCCCGCGACATCGACGCCTTCTACCGCCACAAGATCGCCCCTGTGTCCACGGCTGATATGCCGCTGGTCATCCAGGTCGACCAAAAAGGCGTGGTCATGCGACCCGAAGCCCTGCGCGAAGCCACCCGCAAGGCGGCCGAGGCGAAGAAGCGACAGGGTCGTCAGGCCCGGCTCGCGCCGGGCGAGAAGCCGAATCGGAAGCGGATGGCGACGATCGCCTGCGTTCACGACACCGTCCCCGCGAAGCGTCGTCCGCACGACATCGTCCATCCGCCCGGCGGCCGCAGCGGCCTGCGCACACCGAGTCCCGGCCCGAAGGCCGTCAACCGGTGGTGCACCGCCTCCCTCATCCACGACCCGGCCGATGTGATCGCCGAGGCATTCACCCAGGCCGCCGACCGTGACCGGGGCCATCACCGTCCCTGGCTCATCCTGGTCGACGGCGCTCACCACCAACTCGACCTCATCGAGGCCGAGGCACGGCGGCGCAGGGCGAGAATCCACGTCCTGATCGACTTCGTGCATGTCGCGGAATATGTCTGGACGGCCGCCCACGCCTTCCACCCGGTCGGCAGCGAGGCCGCGGAGACCTTCGCCGCGGAGAAACTCACCGCGATCCTGCACGGACACGCCGCCCGTGTCACCCGGGAGATGACCGCGCAGGCCGAGAAGGACCAGCTCAGCGGAGCGAAACGGGGCAGCGTGGAGACGTGCGTGCGCTACCTGACCGGGCACCTCGGCCGGCTCCGCTACGACATCGCGCTGAAGGCGGGCTGGCCGATCGCAACCGGCTCGGTCGAAGGAGCCTGCCGCCACCTCGTGGGCGACCGCCTCGACATCACCGGCGCCCGCTGGGGCCTGGACAGCGCCGAAGCCGTCCTCAAACTCCGGGCAGTCCAGGCCAACGACGACCTCGACTCCTACCTCGCCTACCACCACACCCGGGAACACCAGCGCACCTACCCCAACCAGCGCGACCACCAACCCGGAGCTTGA
- a CDS encoding IS1634 family transposase encodes MYVRTTKRENKSGTVRYLHLAHNEWDPVKGRAVPKVLFTFGREDDLDREAVRRLVMSLSKLLEPGDALAATAASDLEFVSSVPFGGAYVLDQLWRRCGSTRCGRVGQPKRGRRRDMTATERVLFALVANRALAPSSKLAAAEWITNDVHIDGLAETGEQPCYRAMDWLHEVQDDLEKQVFDEVANLLNLEVDLLFFDTTSTYFELEEPDEPLARNDAGRRLDADDVDDNEARQAGFRTYGKSKDSRDDLPQIVIGMAVTRDGIPVRCWCWPGNTSDQTLIRQVKDEMRDWTLSKIVWVADRGFSSAANRRYLRKGDHAYIIGEKLRSGSPEVQAALSRQGRYQDVGENMRVKEVRISDTDRFVICHNPEAAERDRHMREQLVAQLAGLIADTDKLSDFKRGELRGKIADKPGLNRYLRATPAGKLRVDQAKIKAEENLDGKYLLRCSDPHLSAEDIALGYKQLLEVERGWRDMKQIIDLRPVYHRLEERIRAHVILCWLALLLIRITETTTGKTWPHIRRELDRLHLGTFTGRTGTFQQVTTLTKPQRDLLAKLDIPAPKQVVSECGT; translated from the coding sequence ATGTACGTGAGGACGACGAAGCGGGAGAACAAGTCCGGCACGGTCCGGTACCTGCATCTGGCCCACAACGAGTGGGATCCGGTGAAGGGGCGGGCGGTGCCGAAGGTGCTGTTCACCTTCGGCCGCGAGGACGACCTGGACCGCGAGGCGGTCAGGCGTCTGGTCATGTCTCTATCGAAGCTGCTGGAGCCGGGCGACGCGCTGGCCGCAACCGCGGCGTCGGACCTGGAGTTCGTCTCCTCGGTGCCGTTCGGCGGCGCCTATGTGCTCGACCAGCTGTGGCGCCGGTGCGGATCGACCAGATGTGGCCGGGTCGGGCAGCCCAAGCGAGGCCGGCGCCGGGACATGACCGCGACCGAGCGGGTGCTGTTCGCCCTGGTCGCCAACCGGGCGCTGGCCCCGTCGTCGAAGCTCGCGGCGGCGGAGTGGATCACGAACGACGTGCACATCGACGGCCTGGCCGAGACCGGCGAACAGCCCTGCTACCGGGCGATGGACTGGCTGCACGAGGTGCAGGACGACTTGGAGAAGCAGGTGTTCGACGAGGTCGCGAACCTGCTGAACCTGGAGGTCGACCTGCTGTTCTTCGATACCACCAGCACCTACTTCGAACTGGAGGAGCCCGACGAGCCCCTCGCCCGCAACGACGCGGGCCGGCGCCTGGACGCCGACGATGTGGACGACAACGAGGCCAGGCAGGCCGGGTTTCGGACCTACGGCAAGTCGAAGGACTCCCGCGACGACCTGCCGCAGATCGTGATCGGCATGGCCGTCACCAGGGACGGCATCCCGGTCCGCTGCTGGTGCTGGCCGGGCAACACCTCCGACCAGACGCTGATCCGGCAGGTCAAGGACGAGATGCGGGACTGGACCCTGTCCAAGATCGTGTGGGTGGCAGACCGCGGTTTCTCCTCCGCCGCCAACCGCCGCTACCTGCGCAAGGGCGACCACGCCTACATCATCGGCGAGAAGCTCCGCTCCGGAAGTCCCGAGGTGCAGGCCGCCCTGTCCCGCCAGGGCCGCTACCAGGACGTCGGCGAGAACATGCGCGTCAAGGAGGTGCGGATATCCGACACCGACCGGTTCGTCATCTGCCACAACCCTGAAGCGGCCGAGCGTGACCGGCACATGCGCGAACAACTCGTCGCCCAGCTGGCCGGCTTGATCGCCGACACCGACAAGCTCAGCGACTTCAAGCGGGGTGAACTACGCGGGAAGATCGCCGACAAGCCCGGCCTGAACCGCTACCTTCGCGCTACCCCGGCCGGCAAGCTCCGCGTCGACCAGGCGAAGATCAAGGCGGAGGAGAACCTCGACGGGAAGTACCTCCTGCGCTGCTCGGACCCCCACCTGAGCGCCGAGGACATCGCGCTGGGCTACAAGCAACTGCTCGAAGTCGAGCGCGGCTGGCGCGACATGAAGCAGATCATCGACCTGCGGCCCGTCTACCACCGCCTCGAAGAACGCATCCGAGCCCACGTCATCCTCTGCTGGCTCGCCCTCCTCCTCATCCGGATCACCGAGACCACCACCGGCAAGACCTGGCCGCACATCCGACGCGAACTCGACCGCCTCCATCTGGGCACCTTCACCGGCCGCACCGGCACGTTCCAGCAGGTCACCACCCTGACCAAGCCTCAGCGCGACCTACTCGCGAAGCTGGACATCCCCGCCCCCAAGCAGGTCGTCTCAGAGTGCGGAACGTGA
- a CDS encoding IS5 family transposase has protein sequence MSMRKPYPSDLTDEQWELVEPVITAWKARHPSVSGHQGKYAMREIVNAILYQNRTGCQWEFLPHDMPPPGAVKYYFYLWRDEGTDQDIHDLLRWHLREKRKRLADPSLVILDTQSIHAAVGVPATTTGKDAAKRVPGRKRCLAVDVLGLVVDCVVLPASAHENTAGIALLDGVAGQCDTVAKALVDQGFKKKVVDHGKNVGIDVEIVERNPAGKGFVVQAKRWIVEQTNGILMFYRRLVRDYEHRPASSRSRVFWAMTSVMSRRLTGATLASWRTT, from the coding sequence ATGAGCATGCGCAAGCCGTACCCGAGTGATCTCACCGATGAGCAGTGGGAGCTCGTCGAACCCGTGATCACGGCGTGGAAGGCCCGGCATCCGTCGGTCAGCGGGCATCAGGGGAAGTACGCGATGCGGGAGATCGTGAACGCCATCCTCTACCAGAATCGCACGGGGTGTCAGTGGGAGTTCCTGCCCCACGACATGCCCCCGCCCGGAGCGGTGAAGTACTACTTCTACCTCTGGCGCGACGAGGGCACCGACCAGGACATTCACGACCTGCTGCGCTGGCATCTGCGAGAGAAGCGGAAACGATTAGCCGACCCGAGCCTGGTGATCCTGGACACGCAGAGCATCCACGCCGCAGTCGGCGTCCCGGCCACGACGACCGGCAAGGACGCCGCGAAAAGGGTGCCGGGGAGGAAGAGATGCCTGGCCGTGGACGTACTGGGCCTGGTCGTGGACTGCGTCGTCCTGCCCGCCTCCGCGCACGAGAACACCGCCGGCATCGCCCTGCTGGACGGTGTCGCCGGGCAGTGCGACACCGTGGCCAAAGCCCTGGTCGACCAGGGCTTCAAGAAGAAGGTCGTCGATCACGGCAAGAACGTGGGCATCGACGTCGAGATCGTCGAGCGCAACCCGGCCGGCAAGGGCTTCGTCGTGCAGGCCAAGCGGTGGATCGTGGAGCAGACGAACGGGATCCTGATGTTCTACCGCCGTCTCGTACGCGACTACGAACACCGGCCCGCCTCCTCCCGATCCCGCGTCTTCTGGGCGATGACCTCCGTGATGAGCCGCCGACTCACCGGAGCCACCCTCGCTTCCTGGAGGACCACGTGA